The following coding sequences lie in one Saccharopolyspora hordei genomic window:
- a CDS encoding UTRA domain-containing protein: MATPAYLRIRTELEQKIRSGALPPGARLPTEAELQRQHSVSRATAQRVLTELAQAGLVERHRRRGTFVAEGARQENLLRMVNPTLPGPEIPGRHAVDSASVIPAREADVELPGVPEDAPVNQLRRLKFDVDDNPIAVELSCVPFSLAPRLLDEDLEHLTVHAHFARTGVPAAKSRVYIDPVLLDEDTAARLHLPVGGAVIRLRRLTWLTNGKLAEAMWHIIRPDLVEFFIEHTVLSTSD; the protein is encoded by the coding sequence GTGGCGACACCCGCGTACCTGCGCATCCGCACCGAGCTGGAGCAGAAGATCCGCTCCGGTGCGCTGCCGCCCGGTGCCCGGTTGCCCACCGAGGCCGAGCTCCAGCGGCAGCACTCGGTCAGCCGCGCGACCGCGCAGCGGGTGCTCACCGAGCTGGCGCAGGCCGGACTGGTGGAACGCCACCGGCGGCGCGGCACCTTCGTCGCCGAAGGCGCGCGGCAGGAGAACCTGCTGCGCATGGTGAACCCGACGCTGCCGGGCCCGGAGATCCCGGGGCGGCACGCGGTGGACTCGGCGTCGGTGATCCCGGCGCGCGAGGCCGACGTCGAACTGCCCGGCGTGCCCGAGGACGCGCCGGTGAACCAGCTGCGGCGGCTGAAGTTCGACGTGGACGACAACCCGATCGCCGTGGAACTGTCCTGCGTCCCGTTCTCGCTGGCACCTCGACTGCTGGACGAGGACCTCGAGCACCTGACCGTGCACGCCCACTTCGCCCGCACCGGCGTGCCGGCCGCCAAGTCCCGTGTCTACATCGACCCGGTCCTCCTCGACGAGGACACCGCAGCCCGGTTGCACCTGCCCGTGGGCGGGGCGGTGATCCGGCTCCGCCGGTTGACCTGGCTGACCAACGGCAAGCTCGCCGAGGCCATGTGGCACATCATCCGCCCGGACCTCGTCGAGTTCTTCATCGAGCACACGGTCCTGTCCACTTCGGACTGA
- a CDS encoding CaiB/BaiF CoA transferase family protein → MLPLEGVTVVSLEQAVAAPFATRQLADLGARVIKVERPTGDFARGYDTTVKGLSSHFVWLNRNKESIVLDLKSAADRETMDKLLARADVFVQNLAPGAAARLGLGAEELRAKDPRLIVCDLSGYGSTGPYRDKKAYDLLIQCETGLVSITGSPEEPAKTGISTADIAGGMYAFTGVLTALYERERTGRGTAFEVSLFDALGEWMGFPYYYSYGGAEPPRAGARHAAIAPYGPFAAGDGGRVFLGVQNEREWVKFCEEVLERPELATDPRFDANPKRVANLGELQVAIEEVFASMSSGEIEQRLERVGIANARMRTVAEFAEHPQLAARDRWREVDTPAGPVRALLPPVTVPGREPRMDPIPEVGQHTEAILAELDGD, encoded by the coding sequence ATGCTTCCGCTGGAAGGCGTGACCGTGGTGTCCCTGGAGCAGGCGGTCGCCGCCCCGTTCGCCACCCGGCAGCTGGCCGACCTCGGCGCCCGGGTGATCAAGGTCGAGCGCCCGACCGGGGACTTCGCCCGCGGCTACGACACCACGGTCAAGGGGCTCTCCAGCCACTTCGTCTGGCTCAACCGCAACAAGGAGAGCATCGTCCTGGACCTCAAGTCCGCCGCCGACCGCGAGACGATGGACAAGCTGCTGGCCCGCGCGGACGTGTTCGTGCAGAACCTCGCGCCGGGCGCCGCGGCCCGGCTCGGCCTCGGCGCCGAGGAACTGCGGGCGAAGGACCCGCGGCTGATCGTCTGCGACCTCTCCGGCTACGGCAGCACCGGGCCGTACCGCGACAAGAAGGCCTACGACCTGCTGATCCAGTGCGAGACCGGTCTGGTCTCCATCACCGGCAGCCCGGAGGAGCCCGCCAAGACGGGCATCTCGACCGCGGACATCGCCGGCGGCATGTACGCGTTCACCGGTGTGCTCACCGCGCTCTACGAGCGCGAGCGCACCGGGCGGGGCACGGCGTTCGAGGTGTCGCTGTTCGACGCGCTGGGCGAGTGGATGGGCTTCCCGTACTACTACTCCTACGGCGGTGCCGAGCCGCCGCGCGCCGGGGCCCGGCACGCGGCCATCGCGCCCTACGGGCCGTTCGCCGCGGGGGACGGCGGGCGGGTGTTCCTCGGGGTGCAGAACGAGCGGGAATGGGTGAAGTTCTGCGAGGAGGTGCTCGAGCGGCCCGAGCTGGCGACCGATCCGCGCTTCGACGCCAACCCGAAGCGGGTGGCCAACCTCGGCGAGCTGCAGGTCGCCATCGAGGAGGTGTTCGCCTCGATGAGCAGCGGCGAGATCGAGCAGCGGCTGGAGCGGGTCGGCATCGCCAACGCCCGGATGCGCACCGTCGCCGAGTTCGCCGAGCACCCGCAGCTGGCGGCCCGCGACCGCTGGCGCGAGGTCGACACCCCGGCCGGGCCGGTCCGCGCCCTGCTGCCGCCGGTGACGGTGCCGGGACGCGAACCGCGCATGGACCCGATCCCGGAGGTCGGCCAGCACACCGAGGCCATCCTCGCCGAGCTCGACGGAGACTGA
- the fabG gene encoding 3-oxoacyl-ACP reductase FabG: MLQDEVAVITGGGKGIGFAIAERFVAEGAKVVLADIDGDLAKRSAEQLGGAGTAIGVACDVTDPDAVQAAIETATGEFGSLDVMVNNAGITRDATMRKMTLDDFEAVLDVHVKGAWLGTRAAAAVMREQGSGSIVNVSSISGKVGMVGQTNYSAAKAGIVGLTKAAAKEVAHKGVRVNAVQPGLIRTDMTTALREDVWQAKLAEIPMQRAGEPSEVASVVLFLASEMSSYMTGCVLEITGGRHI; encoded by the coding sequence ATGCTGCAGGACGAGGTCGCGGTGATCACCGGCGGCGGCAAGGGGATCGGGTTCGCGATCGCGGAGCGGTTCGTCGCGGAGGGCGCGAAGGTGGTGCTCGCCGACATCGACGGTGACCTGGCGAAGCGGTCGGCGGAACAGCTCGGCGGTGCGGGCACGGCGATCGGCGTGGCCTGCGACGTGACCGACCCCGACGCGGTGCAGGCCGCGATCGAGACCGCCACCGGCGAGTTCGGCTCGCTGGACGTGATGGTGAACAACGCCGGCATCACCCGTGACGCCACGATGCGCAAGATGACCCTGGACGACTTCGAGGCGGTGCTGGACGTGCACGTCAAGGGCGCCTGGCTGGGCACCCGGGCCGCGGCGGCGGTGATGCGCGAGCAGGGCAGCGGCTCCATCGTCAACGTCTCGTCGATCTCCGGCAAGGTCGGCATGGTCGGCCAGACCAACTACAGCGCGGCCAAGGCCGGCATCGTCGGCCTGACCAAGGCCGCGGCCAAGGAGGTCGCGCACAAGGGCGTGCGGGTCAACGCGGTGCAGCCGGGCCTGATCCGCACCGACATGACCACGGCGCTGCGCGAGGACGTCTGGCAGGCCAAGCTGGCGGAGATCCCGATGCAGCGCGCGGGCGAGCCCTCCGAGGTCGCCTCCGTGGTCCTGTTCCTGGCGTCGGAGATGTCGTCCTACATGACGGGCTGCGTCCTGGAGATCACCGGCGGCCGCCACATCTGA